A segment of the Mogibacterium diversum genome:
ACATACAATAAGATAGTGTGTACGCAAATTCGCAATCACTTAGTCGTGCATAAATCGCACGCATGTATATATATTTAAATGGAAGAAACAGAAATGGAAAAAGCAGTACATAATAAGAACAAGGGCATCTTGCTGATAGTCACTTCAGCATTTTTCTTCGCCCTCATGGGAATATTCGTCAAGCTCTCGGGTGACCTGCCAGCTGTGGAAAAAGCATTTTTCAGAAACCTAATCGCCGCCATCATCGCTGCAATCGTACTGATCAAGGACAAGCAGCCGATACAAATCGGGCGCAAAAACTACATGCCTATGTTCGTACGAGTGACTGCAGGCACTATAGGAATCCTCGGAAATTTCTACGCAGTGAGCCACATAATGGTTGCTGACGCCAGTATGCTCAATAAGCTATCGCCATTTGCGACGATTATATTTTCGATCATCCTCCTCAAAGAGGTTCCCAAGCGATACCAGGTCTTCTGCCTAATGCTCGCCATGACTGGTGCCCTGTTCGTAATCAAGCCAGGCTTCTCGGGAAATCCTATAGGTATGGCCGCTGGTCTTATCGGCGGTGTTGGCGCAGGCCTCGCATACACTATGGTACGTATGCTCGGCTCTAACGGAGTACAGCGGGCGGTCATCGTCTTCTGCTTCTCAGCCTTCAGCTGCCTAGCGATGGTCCCGCTGATAGTGCTGAAATATCATGCCCCGATGAGCCCATATCAGATCCTCATGCTTCTCTGTGCAGGCTTTGCTGCTGCAGGCGGTCAGTTCAGCATCACAGGTGCATATCGCTATGCCCCTGCAAAGGAAATCTCAATCTACGATTATTCGCAGATTATCTTCACAACTGCGTTAGGATTCATGGTGTTCGGCGAAATCCCAGATATCTATAGTTTTATCGGATATGCGATTATAATAACGGCTGGTACGATAATCTTCTTCAAGTCGAAGAAAGAACAGTAGGCAAATTAAAATTAGATAAGAGAATGCCGCGCTGCCCGAGTGGGTGGCGCGGCGTTTTGAATTATTATTTTATTAAATATTATATCCCCACTTCTTGAGTAGTTACATCTACCTCTTATACCTCGGCGTCTCGAGCTTAA
Coding sequences within it:
- a CDS encoding DMT family transporter — translated: MEKAVHNKNKGILLIVTSAFFFALMGIFVKLSGDLPAVEKAFFRNLIAAIIAAIVLIKDKQPIQIGRKNYMPMFVRVTAGTIGILGNFYAVSHIMVADASMLNKLSPFATIIFSIILLKEVPKRYQVFCLMLAMTGALFVIKPGFSGNPIGMAAGLIGGVGAGLAYTMVRMLGSNGVQRAVIVFCFSAFSCLAMVPLIVLKYHAPMSPYQILMLLCAGFAAAGGQFSITGAYRYAPAKEISIYDYSQIIFTTALGFMVFGEIPDIYSFIGYAIIITAGTIIFFKSKKEQ